Part of the Thermococcus barossii genome is shown below.
GCTCGGTGCCTTTCTGGTTCTCCAGGGTGTTTCCCAGGGAACGTATACGAAAACCGTTTCTGTGCCGGTTGAGTACCACAGCGTGCTCATTCACGATGAGAACCAGACGTACAAGCTCAACTCCGTTGACATGCCTGACGTTGGCGTTAACGTCAGCGATGAGCCGGTTGGGCACGGGATAGTCGTTCAGGTAAACTTCTCACGGATTGAGTTCAACTCCACCAAGAAGGCCGCCGAGTTCGGGGACAGGAGTGTCGAGATAATCTTTAACGAGAACACCACCCCCCTCAATATCGGCGGGGACTACAAGGTCATCTCGACGACAGTGGATGGGAAGGACACCATGTACTTCTACGCCTACACGGAAGTGGAATCAACCACGAGCTCCCTGGGGGAGAGCATAACAGTTGGAAGGTGGACCCTGAAGTTCGTGGACATTAACATCAACCAGGAGGAGATGCTGGTTGACCTGACGTATCCCAGCGGCATAATCAAGCAGAAGACCATGGACAAGGGCAACTACTACATCATGTACGTTGATTCTGACGGAAACGAGGACTTTGAGTGGTTTGATACATACCCATCCTCCAGGATAAACGAACTCCTCGAAAGGGGTGTCAAAGAGCTCTTCGTGTTCACCCCGACGGATTTCTTCGTGGGGATAAACAACGCCCAGATGGTCACCTACGACTACTGGCACTACGAAAAGGTCAGGCAGTATCAGGACGGCGATGTGTACAAAGGCCAGTGGGTATGGGATATAGACCCCAACAGAAACCTCTACGTCCTCTACCTCCATGTCAATGAGAGCCTCACCGGCTTTAAGCCGGTCTTCATTGGAGAAGGCTCCGCCCTGAAACTGCCCACGGAGTGGGGGCTTGAGATAGAGCCTGTGTTTGTGAAAAACAATGAGGGTGAGATAACAGGCATCGAGGGCTACCGCTTCGTACGCGTTGCGTCCGTGACCAAGAAGGTCTCCATAACCGCGCCGAAGATAGAGGCTACCGACGACGTCTATGAGTTCATAGTCGAGGACACCCAGCTCAAGAACCTGCCGGCCGACAAAAATGTTATAATCGTCGGCGGCTGGGTCAGCAACAAAGCATGGGCGCTGCTTGAGCAGGTTTACGGCAAGGACACCATCAATGCAATCAAGGATGAAATAAACCAGAAGGGCTACGTGATAAAGGAGCTCAATAACCCGCACAACCCGAGCTACAAAGTGATAATCCTTGCAGGAAAGACCTATGAGGAGACCAGGCTAGCCGTGGAGAAGTTCATGGAGGAAATGTAAAGTCTTATTTTACCTCTTTCTCTTGATTTTACCCCTCCAATTTGAGCCAGAATTAAGTCGTGTTTTTGATTTAAACGCTGAGTAATCCTCGAATTTTTTAATAAACTTTTCGGTTGGGGTGGGGGGTAGGTTTATATACTCGACGGCGGTCTAAACGTTCATGCCGCTGCAGAATTATAGGGGTTTCAGCAGGGATGCGTGGCTGCTCGTTGCGTACTCATTCATTTCCTGGATGGGGGGTAACATAGCGTGGTTTATCTTCCCGTTCTACCTGAAGTCCCTCGGCTTCAGCTACACGGACATCGGGATAGTGTTCTCCCTCTCAACTATCGCCCAGGCGAGCGTTCTTCTCTTTTCAGGCCCTCTCGGCACGAAAATGGGCTATAAGAGAGCGGTCCTTCTGGGCGTTTTACTGATGTTCCTTGGCAGGCTGGTTCAGGTGCTCTATCCCACGATAGCCCTTCTGACCCTTGGTGGCGTTCTCATAGGTATAGGTATGGCCTTTGAGGGCCCTTCCTACATGGCGCTGCTGAGCGGTGAGGTGAGCGACGAGAAGAGGCACTACCTCTTCAGCCTCTCCTCTGCAATGGGCACCATAGGCTCGGCCGTCGGACTCATCATGGCCGGTTTCCTGCCCAGGTACCTCCCGTACAGGGAGGTTTTTGCAACGGTTCTCGTAATAATACCCATCAGGTTTGCCTTAGTGGTGCTAGTTAAGTCGGTTCTTGCAGAAACGGAAAAGAGGCTCGAGCTGAACAGGAAGCTGCTCCTTAAGATAGGACGCTTTGCCATTCCAAGTGCCCTTATAGGCCTCGGCGCTGGGGTCACAATACCTTACATGGGGCTATGGTTCAACCAGCGCTTTGGCACGAGCCTTGAGAGCATAGGCTGGCTCTTCGCCTTCCAGCAGTTTATAATGGGGCTGGGGATGTTTATTCTGCCGATGATAGCCGACCGGCTGGGCAGCGTCAAGACGATAGTGTCCTTCAACGGAAGCGCCAGCGTTCTCATAGCGGCGATGCCGTTTTCTCCAACCTTCTTAATAGCAGCTGTGGTCTACACGGTCAGGACAATTCTGATGAACATAGTCAATCCAATCTGGAACTCGTTCATGATGGGCTTCTTCAAGAAGGAGGAGCGCTCGACTGTGATGGCTCTCAGCAACCTGTCCTGGACGGCTACATTTGGGGTTGGGCAGTACCTCGGCGGCAGGCTCTTCGACTTCTCCCTCACTTGGCCGTTCATGATAACCGCGCTGCTCTATACCCTGTCCATGATAGCATTCTGGGGCTTCTTCCGGGACGCGGAGACAAAAGGTTATAAGTCCTCAGCCGCCTAAGGTTCCCCCGGTGGGAAGAGTTCTGGAGTGTGATGCTCATGGTGGTTAAGGACTGTCCCGAGTGCCACGGAACCGGGAAGGTCAAGGTCGGCGAGAAGGAGTGCCCCGTCTGCGAGGGCTGGGGTTACGTTCCTGCTGATTTCAAGATAGGCGACAAGCTGAAGGGCTACAGAAACCTTGACTATATAGGGGTTGAGGACGAGGTTGACGAGATACCCTGTCCTGAGTGCCACGGCAAGGGCGTCGTGCCGGTTTATGACACCTGCCCCACCTGCGGTGGAACCGGCCGCGTTCTGGCCTGTGACATCTGCGGAAGGGTCAAGGAGCCCTGGGAGCCAGGAATGGAAACTACCTGGGTCTGTCCCGATTGCATGAGGAAGTACAAGGTCGTCTACGTCCTCGACAAGACCTGCGACATCGAGGACATAGAGGTCGGGAACGTTTACAAAGGAACAATCGACAGGGTGGAGCGCTTCGGCGTCTTCGTTCGTCTCAACCCGCACGTGAGGGGACTCATAAGGCGCAAAGACCTCCTCGGCGGCAGGGAGTACCGGCCGGGCGACGAGATTCTGGCCCAGGTT
Proteins encoded:
- a CDS encoding S-layer protein — protein: MKRALVLFMGLVVLGLLLTPINAAITEINSSNTVIVLPTTKIVNGVPLHIGEDAITGSRLGAFLVLQGVSQGTYTKTVSVPVEYHSVLIHDENQTYKLNSVDMPDVGVNVSDEPVGHGIVVQVNFSRIEFNSTKKAAEFGDRSVEIIFNENTTPLNIGGDYKVISTTVDGKDTMYFYAYTEVESTTSSLGESITVGRWTLKFVDININQEEMLVDLTYPSGIIKQKTMDKGNYYIMYVDSDGNEDFEWFDTYPSSRINELLERGVKELFVFTPTDFFVGINNAQMVTYDYWHYEKVRQYQDGDVYKGQWVWDIDPNRNLYVLYLHVNESLTGFKPVFIGEGSALKLPTEWGLEIEPVFVKNNEGEITGIEGYRFVRVASVTKKVSITAPKIEATDDVYEFIVEDTQLKNLPADKNVIIVGGWVSNKAWALLEQVYGKDTINAIKDEINQKGYVIKELNNPHNPSYKVIILAGKTYEETRLAVEKFMEEM
- a CDS encoding MFS transporter, which produces MPLQNYRGFSRDAWLLVAYSFISWMGGNIAWFIFPFYLKSLGFSYTDIGIVFSLSTIAQASVLLFSGPLGTKMGYKRAVLLGVLLMFLGRLVQVLYPTIALLTLGGVLIGIGMAFEGPSYMALLSGEVSDEKRHYLFSLSSAMGTIGSAVGLIMAGFLPRYLPYREVFATVLVIIPIRFALVVLVKSVLAETEKRLELNRKLLLKIGRFAIPSALIGLGAGVTIPYMGLWFNQRFGTSLESIGWLFAFQQFIMGLGMFILPMIADRLGSVKTIVSFNGSASVLIAAMPFSPTFLIAAVVYTVRTILMNIVNPIWNSFMMGFFKKEERSTVMALSNLSWTATFGVGQYLGGRLFDFSLTWPFMITALLYTLSMIAFWGFFRDAETKGYKSSAA